The following DNA comes from Solanum stenotomum isolate F172 chromosome 11, ASM1918654v1, whole genome shotgun sequence.
AAAATGATagatttgttgttgaatttgtgTCTGATTGGCCTAATAGTGTACGCTGAATGAGTTTAGCTAGTAGAGGAAACGTTGTTCCTATTGTTCCTATTGATAACTCTGTATTATAGGCTATGACATAATGACAAAGTAGAGAAAGTAAAAGAGAAAACAATGTATGCAGTGCAAGTTATGCAGGGAAACATGTAAATAGGCTGATATTGCACGGTGAAATGGCAAGCAAACATTAACGTAAGAGCTAAAGGAGAGTACAGTTTTATGCTAGGAAAAAGACACAACGGACATAAGGATTTCTTTCAGTGGGATTTATATGAATGTGAACAACATTGTTCACAATAAAATGTCAAAAGCGTAACAACGGATTTTATAGTTGAAAGGCAGTTTCATTGGATGTGAGCTGAGGTGTTGCAAGGAGTAGAAGCAGGAAGGAGTTAAAAAGTTTTGTTAGTGTGCGAAAGAGCTGGTGCTAACTGTGAAGTATGGAAATTGGACAACTGTTGTAACTCAAATAAGTGTAGCCAACAGTAAACATGAGAGGAATCTTATGTGATAATAATTAATGTATGGATATGAACATGGATAGAGGGGTTTTAACGCTGAGTTAATGTCAGACTGTAGAATGTTATGTCAGATATGAGCAAAACGAAGTTGACAATTTTGAATCATGTAAGAGTAAGTGTAAAAGCAGGAGGATAACATAGGTATGATGCTTACAATGTTTTAGAGGAAGTATGTGGATACGTGtataaaagaaagtaaattACAGGTAAAAGTAGAGAGTTGTAGCAGTATTTTCTGAAATAAATGTAAATATGTGGAAGTAATAATCAGTCTAAGCTATAGTTTGCTCTGAAAGGGGAGATGTAGACTGACCTTTTACACCTTTTTGGTAGGTGTGGGTGGTTCAAATTTTGCCGGTGCATTAGAAGGACCAGCTGCAGCACTTGTTGGCATCACTTCTACCTCAGTTATTTCCAAAGGCTTTATCTTTTTACAAGTCCTATCAGTAGTGCTGTGTGGAGTATGTTGTTTTTCCATGTAGGAAAGAATGGACAAAGTTGCATTTGTGGTATTTGAGCTGCTCCAAGATGACTTCCTTAGCTGAATTTCGAAAGTTTTGTTTGACAGCACCTCATGGACATGATGAAGAGACAATGATTGTCGCTGTAAATGAAATAAGTTAGAACAAACAGTTTAGAACAAAGCATACGGGGTAAACTGTTTGTGCTGAAGATATATGGTATTATGACAATAAGTCTGTACAAGTAGCTAGTCGGAATGAGAGATAACCTTAGTGCAAGTCATGTCAAATATGTCTTCTGCTGTCATGGACAGTAATTTTTCTCCTAATTCAGCAGAGATAGATGCTGTGGTTGTAGCAGTATTGTCAATAAGATCAATTTCGAAGCTACACCTGAAATGAAGGGAAGTTTCAAATATGGGTATAATGTACTATATTTTGCCGAAAGTGTAGTGTAGAAGTAAAAAAAGTACAGCACCGAGGCACTAATGATGTTGTCCGATTGCATTTTGGACATTCAAAATCCTTTCTATCCTTTGTCCGCTTCTTCTGTTTGCATCCTGAGCATTCAAGCACACAAAAGTCTTGGAACTCATCTAATATGGCCATCTCTGCCTCAACATAGAACAGTCCCATCTGCAgtaaattttcattatttaggCGAAGCTACAGAATGGCAAAATGACTGAGAATACTCTGAAATGAGCAGGTTCAAATATGATTTACAGAAGGTCCTGATGAGATTTCTGCAATAGAGATAAGTTGTTGGCCAGCAGGAGTGACTATCAGTGGAGTGATAGATGAGCTTGTTGAGGTATTCTCAGATGGAGAATGCAACAGCagtgttttgttttcttttgcccTATTGTTAGAACAAATAATATGTTTAGTAGGTTGTTTAGATGCAGAGTAAAGCTGTAGACTAAATATGAAATGTCAGTACCAGTTGAGGAGTGCCAGTGCCTGTGGGTAATTTGGATTCACACGTACTGTGGAGTTGTACCTAGTTTGCAGTGATAACCCTGTATAACACAGGTTGTATATTTTTTCGTGAGCCAATGAAATGATGTTGGTAAGAAGGTCACCGTATATGTACCTTGATAAGTAGAGATTCCTATACTTCTTCCTAGGATGACAAGCAGATCTGCCTCTGTTGCAATTTTTGAGGCGATTTCATGTCCTATTTCTCCAAAATCCTCCCATAGAGTGAAGAGAAACTGATTTCGCCTGAGAGTGCCAGAACATAAATAGAGAAGAGTAAGTAATATGATAATGGTTAGACTGTAAGTGATGATGCCAGTAGAAAAATGCAGAAGCTGGTTATTTAGTCAAAATATTTGCTGAAACTGGGAAAGTAGAATGTGAAATGTGATACTTACTGATTGTCACAAAGGGTAATTTTGCGACACTTATGATGACTTCGACCGGCATTTTTTTGAGGACCACAACGAAGAATGATTGCTAGTATATCTGCGTATATAAGACATAATGAAACGTTGCAACTCTACTGCAGTAGTAAAGAGGTACATTTCAGTTTGATAATAGCTACTACAAAGGATGTACCTATTTCTGCAGTAGAATCAACCATCAGATGAGGAATGCGGTCAAAGCTGGTGATATTGAGCTTAATTGGCGGAGGAAGTGCTTTTTCAACTGCATGAGATGCTTTGATTTGTTCAATTACTGTTTCTTTGTCAAGTATCCAGTAGAATTTATGTATAGGCTTGCCATATGAAGCTGTGGACAGTTTAACTTTTGCAGTAGAGATCAGGTAGGTATTCAGAAGTTTAAGCGTAGCTGCATACTGCTTGATTTCGTCACTGTACATAACGGCTTTAATTTGGCATTGCTGAAAGTAACAGTGATAGAAATTTCAGATGAATTAAGTTGAGAGCAAAAGAGTAATAGTGATAACACAAAATGTAATAATGAGATAAGCTCTTCATCttccaaaattaaattttggaaTGTACATTTCTTGTCAAGGCTTTCTCGTGGCCGTCCTATTTCGACAATTTGAATTTTGCAAATCCAATCTCGTGTTGCTGGTTCTATTTGGTCGATGTTCACTCTTAGTACCATGGTTGGAGGAAATATAGTTAACCAAATAGTAGTACCTGCAGGACAATAGGAATAGTAAG
Coding sequences within:
- the LOC125843879 gene encoding replication protein A 70 kDa DNA-binding subunit B-like gives rise to the protein MVLRVNIDQIEPATRDWICKIQIVEIGRPRESLDKKCTFQNLILEDEEQCQIKAVMYSDEIKQYAATLKLLNTYLISTAKVKLSTASYGKPIHKFYWILDKETVIEQIKASHAVEKALPPPIKLNITSFDRIPHLMVDSTAEIDILAIILRCGPQKNAGRSHHKCRKITLCDNQRNQFLFTLWEDFGEIGHEIASKIATEADLLVILGRSIGISTYQGLSLQTRYNSTVRVNPNYPQALALLNWAKENKTLLLHSPSENTSTSSSITPLIVTPAGQQLISIAEISSGPSMGLFYVEAEMAILDEFQDFCVLECSGCKQKKRTKDRKDFECPKCNRTTSLVPRCSFEIDLIDNTATTTASISAELGEKLLSMTAEDIFDMTCTKRQSLSLHHVHEVLSNKTFEIQLRKSSWSSSNTTNATLSILSYMEKQHTPHSTTDRTCKKIKPLEITEVEVMPTSAAAGPSNAPAKFEPPTPTKKV